In Candidatus Thermoplasmatota archaeon, a single window of DNA contains:
- a CDS encoding cation:proton antiporter: MEAQTITAFLAIGSIIFIGFFGSLIFTRYRIPDVLILVALGMIIGPEVLGTMSHLVTYGTLSEIEQYRDLFLSAALVLILFNGGLNLGLRAVIQSMRLATLTTILTLILEILLVATALHFIMGVDFLLALVVGSIIGGTGEAVVIPIVKKMRIGERTKAMLIMESVVTDVIVIVVAITLMSLIAIGDFSLMAIARQLAVKFVVGGLVGFTAGIAWLFVLQRLQNQPLSYMITVGALFVVAGFVEMSPIGSSSAVAALAFGLAIGNRRFVKRWLTSVTLRLSSDEHIHDFHSEISFFVRTFFYVYLGLLFRFKTFEPIHLAIGIGIIAIIVIVRRVTSLMAYRVGDLEKSDADALFAMMPRGLAAAVLATMPATLLAGTSVWSPEYDQLFLNVILIVILGTTMLATILSFWTEKTIDKRNRHRLRTRLAEES, from the coding sequence ATGGAAGCCCAGACGATTACTGCGTTTCTTGCTATCGGCTCCATCATTTTCATTGGGTTCTTCGGAAGTCTGATTTTCACGAGATATCGAATTCCAGACGTTCTGATTCTAGTGGCTCTTGGCATGATCATCGGCCCGGAAGTCCTTGGAACGATGTCCCACCTCGTAACGTATGGCACTCTGTCTGAAATCGAGCAATACCGAGACTTGTTCTTGTCGGCTGCGCTCGTGCTCATCCTATTCAACGGAGGTTTGAACCTAGGTTTGCGAGCCGTGATTCAGTCGATGAGGCTCGCGACGCTAACGACAATCCTCACGCTGATCTTGGAGATACTCCTGGTCGCCACCGCACTCCACTTCATCATGGGTGTGGATTTCCTACTAGCATTGGTTGTCGGTTCCATCATAGGAGGTACGGGCGAGGCCGTCGTCATACCCATTGTGAAAAAGATGAGAATAGGCGAGCGGACGAAGGCCATGCTGATCATGGAGAGCGTAGTCACGGATGTTATCGTGATCGTGGTCGCCATCACGCTGATGTCTCTGATCGCCATCGGTGATTTCAGTCTGATGGCCATAGCTAGACAATTGGCTGTCAAATTCGTGGTCGGCGGGCTCGTGGGTTTCACGGCCGGGATCGCCTGGCTCTTCGTGCTCCAGAGATTGCAGAATCAACCTCTCTCCTACATGATCACTGTCGGAGCGCTCTTCGTAGTCGCCGGCTTCGTGGAGATGTCACCAATAGGGAGCTCGTCGGCGGTGGCCGCGCTTGCCTTCGGCCTAGCGATCGGCAATAGGAGGTTCGTCAAGAGATGGCTGACTTCGGTGACTCTAAGGCTGTCATCGGACGAGCACATACATGATTTCCACTCGGAAATCAGCTTCTTCGTGAGGACCTTCTTCTATGTCTATCTTGGACTCTTGTTCAGGTTCAAGACTTTCGAGCCCATCCATCTCGCCATAGGCATCGGGATAATCGCAATCATCGTGATCGTCCGTAGGGTCACCTCACTTATGGCCTACAGGGTTGGCGATCTCGAGAAATCAGATGCTGACGCATTGTTCGCGATGATGCCGAGGGGCCTCGCCGCAGCAGTCCTGGCAACGATGCCCGCGACTCTTCTTGCGGGCACCAGTGTCTGGTCCCCTGAGTATGATCAACTGTTCCTGAATGTTATCTTGATCGTCATCCTCGGAACTACCATGCTCGCAACCATCCTCAGCTTCTGGACCGAGAAAACGATCGACAAGAGGAACCGGCACAGATTGAGGACAAGACTCGCAGAGGAGTCCTAG
- the icd gene encoding NADP-dependent isocitrate dehydrogenase, with protein MNREIKQIRIPFIPGDGIGPDIMAAARSVIDAAVGKATEGTATLIWEELLAGEAAFKAVGEWLPSKTLQMIRDRGISLKGPLTTPIGGGIRSLNVSIRQALDLYCSVRPVRYFEGVPSPVKEPQKMNIVIFRENTEDVYKGIEWRSGSKEALELIGFLKSRMGIELSPDSGIGIKPISEFASKRLIRAAVRYAIKKRLKSVTLVHKGNIMKFTEGAFRDWGYELARFEFADSVVPESELKLAGGISPGRIVMNDRIADNMFQQILTRPDEYSILATPNLNGDYLADACAAQIGGLGLAPGANIGDDTAVFEAVHGTAPKYAGKNIANPSSLILSGALMLEHIGLESAGRLIVSSLEKVLAEGVLTEDLARRAGSRAYGTSEFAREIVSCMG; from the coding sequence ATGAATCGCGAGATCAAGCAGATTCGAATCCCGTTCATCCCAGGCGACGGGATCGGACCCGACATAATGGCTGCAGCCCGATCAGTCATAGACGCTGCCGTCGGCAAAGCCACTGAAGGCACGGCCACTCTGATCTGGGAGGAATTGTTGGCAGGTGAGGCGGCATTCAAGGCAGTGGGGGAGTGGCTGCCGTCGAAGACGCTTCAGATGATCAGAGATCGCGGCATCTCGCTAAAAGGACCACTGACAACGCCGATTGGTGGAGGGATCAGAAGCCTCAACGTGTCCATCCGCCAGGCCTTGGACCTCTATTGTTCAGTCAGGCCAGTAAGATACTTCGAGGGTGTGCCGAGTCCTGTCAAGGAACCTCAGAAGATGAACATCGTGATCTTCCGGGAGAACACAGAGGACGTCTACAAAGGCATCGAGTGGAGGAGCGGCTCTAAGGAGGCTCTCGAGCTCATCGGGTTTCTGAAGTCGAGGATGGGGATCGAACTCTCGCCGGATAGCGGCATCGGAATCAAGCCCATCTCGGAGTTCGCTTCCAAGCGCCTCATCCGAGCTGCAGTCAGATATGCGATCAAGAAGAGACTGAAGTCCGTGACCTTGGTCCACAAGGGCAACATCATGAAGTTCACGGAGGGCGCTTTCAGGGATTGGGGGTACGAACTCGCAAGGTTCGAGTTTGCGGATTCGGTCGTGCCGGAAAGCGAGCTGAAGCTCGCAGGTGGAATTTCCCCTGGTCGGATTGTGATGAACGACCGCATAGCGGACAACATGTTCCAGCAGATACTGACAAGGCCCGATGAGTACTCCATCTTGGCGACCCCGAACCTCAATGGAGACTATCTCGCGGATGCCTGTGCTGCCCAGATCGGCGGGCTGGGGTTGGCACCCGGTGCTAACATCGGAGATGACACAGCTGTCTTCGAGGCAGTCCATGGGACCGCCCCGAAGTATGCGGGCAAGAACATCGCCAACCCGTCCTCACTCATCCTATCCGGCGCGTTGATGCTCGAGCACATAGGACTTGAGAGCGCTGGTCGTCTGATAGTCAGTTCTCTTGAGAAGGTATTGGCCGAAGGAGTCCTTACCGAAGATCTTGCTCGGCGAGCTGGCAGCCGTGCCTATGGAACCTCGGAGTTCGCCCGAGAGATCGTTTCCTGCATGGGCTGA
- a CDS encoding 3-isopropylmalate dehydratase, whose protein sequence is MKLTGKAHRFVPNDDINTDYIISGRYKFKIDDMNELAKHVMEDIDPEFFSKVTKGDFVVAGRNFGCGSSREQAPRALKAAGVAAVIAGSYARIFYRSSFNVGLPLIECDTGWIAEGDEIMVDFDKGEVINVRTGQTARTSPIPRTMQVLLEDGGLIPHLKKHGGFALE, encoded by the coding sequence ATGAAATTGACTGGGAAAGCGCACAGGTTCGTCCCCAACGACGACATCAACACGGATTACATCATCTCAGGAAGGTACAAGTTCAAGATCGATGACATGAACGAGCTTGCGAAGCACGTTATGGAGGATATCGATCCTGAGTTCTTCTCAAAGGTCACGAAGGGCGACTTTGTGGTCGCGGGCAGGAACTTCGGGTGCGGCTCAAGCAGGGAACAGGCACCGCGTGCTCTGAAGGCCGCCGGAGTTGCAGCGGTGATTGCGGGGTCGTACGCGCGCATATTCTACAGGAGCTCGTTCAACGTGGGCCTTCCCTTGATTGAATGTGATACTGGCTGGATAGCCGAGGGCGATGAGATAATGGTGGACTTCGACAAGGGAGAAGTCATCAACGTACGCACGGGGCAGACCGCCAGAACGTCTCCTATTCCGAGGACGATGCAAGTATTGCTTGAGGACGGCGGTTTGATTCCTCATCTGAAGAAGCACGGCGGATTCGCGCTGGAATAG
- a CDS encoding 3-isopropylmalate dehydratase large subunit, with translation MDQTIAEKVLSVHSGAECRAGDIVVASVDFCMSQDGTSTMMIRELESLGFSAPKTKRGMAVVIDHNSPCPSVEVAKIHFKIRDFARTRSIPIHDVGDGVCHQVVPEGGYVLPGDLAIGADSHTCTYGALNACSTGLGSADVAAAAFTGKLWFKVPESFSIKVAGGFADRIGAKDLALKVIGSLTADGATYRSVEFSGEAIDSLIMDGRFTIANMAVEMGAKFCPFGFDSKTAEWLSQRGLRADNAVSSDDGATYEKVFEFDASDLVPKVAKPHSVDKVVDASDLRGIAIQQAFLGTCTNGRISDLEAAARVLKGHQIRTGVRMIVAPASRSILLSAMDRGIISQLLKAGAAIVTPGCGPCVGTHAGIPSDGENVISTANRNFKGRMGNNKDVGIYLASPETVAASAIKGEITDPREI, from the coding sequence ATGGATCAAACGATTGCAGAGAAGGTGTTGTCTGTGCACTCAGGAGCTGAGTGCAGAGCCGGGGACATTGTGGTCGCCTCGGTCGACTTCTGCATGTCCCAGGACGGCACATCCACCATGATGATCAGGGAGCTCGAGAGCCTGGGCTTCTCGGCTCCCAAGACCAAGCGAGGCATGGCGGTTGTGATCGACCACAACTCTCCGTGCCCATCGGTCGAAGTCGCCAAGATACACTTCAAGATCAGGGATTTCGCACGGACAAGGTCCATCCCAATCCACGATGTGGGGGACGGCGTCTGCCACCAAGTCGTGCCTGAGGGCGGTTATGTGTTGCCAGGGGACCTCGCAATCGGAGCAGATTCCCACACATGCACATACGGCGCTCTGAACGCGTGCTCGACAGGACTCGGCTCGGCGGATGTGGCTGCTGCGGCTTTCACAGGCAAGCTGTGGTTCAAGGTCCCTGAGAGCTTCTCCATCAAGGTCGCCGGAGGATTTGCGGACCGCATAGGAGCGAAGGACCTCGCGCTCAAGGTCATTGGCTCTCTGACTGCCGATGGGGCGACATACAGGTCCGTCGAGTTCTCAGGAGAAGCGATCGATTCGCTCATCATGGATGGAAGATTCACGATAGCAAACATGGCCGTCGAGATGGGGGCCAAGTTCTGTCCCTTTGGATTCGACTCGAAGACCGCGGAATGGCTCTCCCAACGCGGTCTTCGGGCCGATAATGCTGTCTCGAGTGACGACGGCGCCACTTACGAGAAGGTTTTTGAGTTCGATGCATCCGACCTCGTCCCAAAAGTGGCGAAGCCTCACTCCGTGGACAAAGTCGTAGATGCCTCTGATCTCAGAGGCATAGCGATTCAACAGGCCTTCCTTGGGACCTGCACCAACGGACGAATCAGCGACCTCGAGGCAGCTGCCAGAGTATTGAAAGGTCATCAGATAAGAACAGGTGTGAGGATGATCGTTGCCCCGGCGTCAAGGAGCATACTCCTCAGCGCGATGGATCGTGGGATCATATCTCAGCTTCTGAAGGCTGGCGCAGCAATTGTCACGCCTGGCTGCGGTCCTTGCGTGGGAACTCATGCGGGGATTCCATCTGATGGCGAGAATGTCATTTCGACCGCCAACAGGAACTTCAAGGGACGCATGGGGAACAACAAGGATGTGGGGATATACTTGGCCTCGCCGGAGACCGTGGCTGCCTCGGCCATCAAGGGCGAGATCACCGATCCGAGGGAGATCTGA
- the aksA gene encoding homoaconitate hydratase (in Methanococcus jannaschii this protein catalyzes the condensation of alpha-ketoglutarate and acetyl-CoA to form trans-homoaconitate; functions in alphaketosuberate synthesis which is a precursor in coenzyme B and biotin synthesis), with product MSTKSGCEKGVRSCVDEGAAGSIFPAHAEARNPILGDICIVDTTCRDGEQMPGISFTMDEKLEIARKLEQMGIEQLETFATYNDSDRKTAELLNEITSRMSIMGWNRMVKADVADSIAHGVDAVSISTDTSDMALEQKLKITRAQQLEKLADCVSFAKGKGVYVCFNAGDATRTSIDYLIEFASVGKKAGGDRFRICDTVGVLTPAKSKRLIRSVMSSVDIDVEFHAHNDFGLAIANALAACEAAAEFKDRKLWVSTTVNGLGERAGNVSLEVFVMNLHSHYGIEKYNAEHILPLCKHVEKASGLGIPLNHPIVGENMFTHKSGIHVDGILKNPSLYEAFDPGMLGITRKIVLGKHSGKASIKHKLDQLGLSASPDAMETMRLEVCRIGETKKRNLTDDEFMAIFQAASGRNVATTDSNVGHGFKRS from the coding sequence ATGAGCACTAAGAGTGGATGTGAGAAAGGCGTTCGATCGTGCGTGGACGAAGGAGCAGCAGGGTCTATCTTCCCAGCTCATGCTGAGGCCCGCAATCCGATTCTCGGCGATATCTGCATTGTTGACACGACTTGCCGTGATGGCGAGCAGATGCCTGGCATCTCGTTCACGATGGATGAGAAGCTGGAGATCGCTAGGAAGCTTGAGCAGATGGGGATCGAGCAGCTCGAGACGTTTGCGACCTACAACGACAGCGACAGGAAGACTGCTGAACTATTGAATGAAATCACTAGCAGGATGTCGATCATGGGATGGAACAGGATGGTCAAGGCCGATGTTGCAGATTCCATCGCGCACGGAGTGGACGCTGTCTCCATATCCACGGACACCTCTGACATGGCCCTCGAGCAGAAGCTCAAGATCACACGCGCACAACAGCTTGAGAAGCTCGCAGATTGCGTGAGCTTCGCGAAAGGCAAAGGTGTCTATGTCTGCTTCAACGCAGGCGACGCCACGCGCACATCGATAGACTACCTGATCGAGTTCGCATCCGTTGGAAAGAAGGCCGGCGGGGACAGGTTCAGGATTTGTGACACGGTGGGAGTCCTCACGCCCGCGAAGTCAAAGAGGTTGATACGCTCGGTGATGTCGTCGGTCGACATCGACGTAGAGTTTCACGCGCACAACGACTTCGGCCTGGCGATTGCGAACGCACTCGCAGCATGCGAGGCTGCAGCCGAGTTCAAGGACAGGAAGCTCTGGGTCTCGACCACGGTAAATGGTCTCGGCGAGAGGGCGGGAAACGTATCCCTCGAAGTGTTCGTGATGAATCTCCACAGCCACTACGGGATCGAGAAGTACAACGCAGAGCACATACTCCCGCTGTGCAAACATGTTGAGAAGGCATCCGGCTTGGGCATTCCACTCAACCACCCTATCGTGGGGGAGAACATGTTCACCCACAAATCGGGCATCCATGTCGACGGCATACTGAAGAACCCGAGCCTTTACGAGGCGTTCGACCCGGGCATGCTAGGGATCACGAGGAAGATCGTTCTTGGTAAGCACTCTGGGAAGGCCTCGATAAAGCACAAGCTAGACCAGCTGGGACTCTCCGCTTCTCCTGACGCAATGGAGACTATGAGGCTGGAGGTCTGCCGCATCGGGGAGACAAAAAAGAGGAACCTGACGGACGATGAGTTCATGGCGATCTTCCAGGCGGCGTCTGGAAGGAATGTCGCAACGACGGATTCCAACGTAGGTCATGGCTTCAAGAGGAGTTGA
- the eno gene encoding phosphopyruvate hydratase, translating to MAEIKAVKAREILDSRGNPTIEVDVVLSNGKIGRASVPSGASTGSKECVELRDGDMRRYFGKGVQKAIANVNRKIAPKIVGMPPSDQKSIDLAMLKLDGTEDKSKLGANAILGTSLAVAHAAALDAGVPLYEYLGGANARVLPVPMMNILNGGAHADNNLDFQEFMVVPCGKSFRESLRQGAEVFHSLKARLKKLGLSTAVGDEGGFAPKLGSNRQALELIVEAAEDAGLKAGKDVFLSMDPAASEFYDGSRYVFRKGSMEELTPDEMVDLYADLCKDFPIASLEDAMSEEDWAGWKGITSRLGKKIQLVGDDLFVTNWRILAEGIKLGVANAILIKVNQIGSLTETLDTMKLASKSHYNCVVSHRSGETEDTSISDISVATNAGQIKTGAPSRGERTAKYNRLLRIEEDLGGKARYLGKSAFARH from the coding sequence ATGGCCGAGATCAAGGCGGTCAAGGCAAGGGAGATCCTCGATTCGAGGGGGAACCCTACTATCGAGGTCGACGTTGTCCTGAGCAACGGCAAGATCGGACGGGCGTCAGTGCCCTCCGGCGCTTCGACCGGCTCGAAGGAATGCGTCGAGCTCAGGGACGGCGACATGCGCAGGTACTTCGGCAAAGGGGTACAGAAGGCGATTGCGAACGTTAACAGGAAGATCGCTCCGAAAATCGTCGGCATGCCCCCATCGGACCAGAAGTCTATCGACCTCGCGATGCTCAAGCTGGACGGCACTGAAGATAAGTCGAAGCTCGGTGCCAACGCCATTCTAGGCACCTCGCTTGCAGTCGCGCATGCCGCGGCTCTGGATGCTGGAGTTCCATTGTATGAATACCTAGGCGGAGCCAATGCCCGCGTCCTACCAGTGCCCATGATGAACATCCTCAACGGCGGGGCGCACGCCGATAACAACCTCGATTTTCAGGAGTTCATGGTAGTCCCGTGCGGCAAGAGCTTCAGGGAATCTCTCAGGCAGGGGGCAGAGGTGTTCCATTCCCTGAAGGCCAGACTCAAGAAGCTGGGCCTGAGCACCGCCGTGGGGGACGAGGGGGGCTTTGCGCCGAAGCTCGGCTCCAACAGGCAAGCGCTGGAGCTTATCGTAGAAGCCGCCGAGGATGCTGGACTCAAGGCTGGCAAGGATGTGTTTCTGTCAATGGACCCCGCCGCGAGCGAGTTCTACGATGGCTCGAGGTACGTATTCAGGAAAGGGTCGATGGAGGAGCTGACACCTGATGAGATGGTGGACCTCTACGCGGATCTGTGCAAGGATTTTCCCATCGCCTCCCTTGAAGACGCAATGTCCGAGGAAGATTGGGCCGGCTGGAAAGGCATCACTTCCAGGCTAGGCAAGAAGATACAGCTCGTCGGAGATGACTTGTTCGTCACCAACTGGAGAATCCTTGCCGAAGGCATCAAGCTGGGCGTGGCAAACGCGATACTGATCAAGGTCAATCAGATCGGGTCCCTCACCGAGACGCTCGACACTATGAAGCTCGCTTCGAAGTCGCACTACAACTGCGTCGTGTCGCACAGGTCAGGGGAAACGGAGGACACATCGATCAGCGACATCAGCGTGGCCACGAACGCGGGTCAGATCAAGACCGGTGCACCGTCGAGAGGGGAGCGGACCGCCAAGTACAACCGCCTCCTCAGGATCGAGGAGGACCTCGGCGGCAAGGCGAGATATCTAGGGAAGAGCGCCTTCGCGAGACACTAG
- a CDS encoding DEAD/DEAH box helicase: protein MNVFAPLDKRLQELLERRGIKEPTEPQSKAIPAILSGHHVLLVAPTGIGKTEAAMLPILQMLANSTRGGIRCIYVTPLRALNRDLLRRLKEFGEAVELKVAVRHGDTPQSERVAQSKSPPDILITTPETLQIMFTGRILRQHLASVKHVVIDEIHELAEDERGAQLAIALERLVRVSGEFQRIGLSATVGSIDEVSKYLAGVGRTISTLTVSAVKDMRIGVESPAEDDQDKHLANKLQTDLKHIACMKRCKELIEEHRSTLFFVNTRDSAEALGIRYHLWDEDFKVGVHHGSLSKEIRIQMEDEFKSEKLKALICTSSLELGIDVGSADFAIQFNSPRQVTRLIQRIGRSGHRIGEISLGKIVATEPGEIAESLVIARRAMIEELEKFSIRENPLSVLANQLVAMTLTEPRVDKELAYTTVKRAYPFRSLLKKDFDDVVSLLGELHVLWNDETGFRKKTTGMKHFYDNISMIPDERTYKIRDVSSRSIIGTLDESFVATYAEPYSTFVTRGRTWRVVEVAEDEVVVEQVRELAATPSWVGEEIPVPYEVAQEVGAMRRFLELDMYPGDENAKKELLTWIRGQGDHVLPTDKLVTVEQGDGVIVINCCFGSKVNETIAKLVAGLLTARFGESIGVQADVYAIVLETPRGVRASDVVRILKESDGSSLGQLMRLLVRNSSYLRWQFVHVAKKFGAVAKGADYKMLNLSKLVDVFERSPIFEESVAKTLWENMDIETTSAVLKRIQDGSIELRTGPLSPMGKAAIGTRRELMRPQRADKAVLNALRERLLKEDVVMVCMNCRTQKRSTVAHLPERIKCAKCGGVLMAALQPYVKSHFAILKKGASNEDQRKELKRIYKNANLVMAHGKKAVIALVGRGVGPDTAARLLARYQTEEDEFLRDILSAEIMYARTKRFWD from the coding sequence ATGAACGTGTTCGCTCCTCTCGACAAGAGGCTGCAGGAGCTTCTTGAGAGACGAGGAATAAAGGAACCAACTGAGCCGCAGAGCAAGGCGATTCCCGCAATCCTGTCGGGCCATCATGTGCTTCTCGTTGCACCTACGGGCATCGGCAAGACAGAGGCGGCCATGCTGCCAATACTGCAGATGCTCGCAAACTCGACGAGAGGAGGCATCAGGTGCATCTATGTCACGCCTCTGCGCGCGCTGAACAGGGATTTGCTCAGGCGCCTCAAGGAGTTCGGGGAGGCCGTCGAGCTCAAGGTCGCGGTGAGGCACGGCGACACGCCCCAATCGGAACGAGTGGCACAGTCGAAGAGCCCGCCCGACATACTCATTACCACGCCGGAGACGCTGCAGATCATGTTCACTGGCAGGATACTAAGACAGCATCTCGCAAGCGTCAAGCATGTTGTCATCGACGAGATACACGAGCTCGCTGAGGACGAACGGGGGGCGCAACTCGCGATAGCGCTCGAGAGGCTCGTTCGAGTCTCAGGCGAGTTCCAGAGAATCGGTCTCTCGGCAACGGTCGGATCAATAGACGAGGTCTCCAAATACCTGGCAGGGGTCGGAAGGACGATTTCCACGCTAACGGTCTCCGCCGTCAAGGACATGCGGATCGGGGTAGAGAGCCCAGCCGAAGACGATCAAGACAAACACCTGGCGAACAAGCTTCAGACCGACCTGAAGCACATTGCGTGCATGAAGCGGTGCAAGGAGCTGATTGAGGAGCACCGATCGACCCTGTTCTTCGTGAACACCAGGGACTCCGCGGAGGCTCTGGGCATCAGGTATCATCTCTGGGACGAGGACTTCAAGGTCGGAGTCCACCACGGCTCCCTATCCAAGGAGATCAGGATCCAAATGGAGGACGAGTTCAAATCGGAGAAGTTGAAGGCGCTCATCTGCACTTCATCTCTCGAGCTTGGCATCGATGTGGGCTCGGCTGACTTCGCGATTCAGTTCAACTCCCCCAGACAGGTAACGAGGCTGATCCAGCGGATCGGAAGGTCAGGACACAGGATAGGCGAGATCTCGCTGGGCAAGATCGTCGCGACGGAGCCTGGTGAGATCGCCGAGAGCCTCGTCATCGCGCGCAGGGCGATGATCGAGGAGCTGGAGAAGTTCAGTATCAGAGAGAATCCGCTCAGCGTCCTCGCGAACCAGCTCGTGGCTATGACGCTGACAGAGCCGAGGGTGGACAAGGAGTTGGCATACACGACGGTCAAGAGGGCCTACCCTTTCAGGAGTCTGCTGAAGAAGGACTTCGACGACGTCGTTTCGCTGCTTGGCGAACTGCATGTTCTCTGGAACGATGAGACTGGCTTTCGCAAGAAGACCACTGGCATGAAGCACTTCTACGACAACATCTCAATGATCCCGGACGAGAGGACATACAAGATCAGAGACGTCTCTTCTAGAAGCATCATAGGCACGCTCGACGAGAGCTTCGTCGCAACCTATGCAGAACCATACTCAACCTTCGTGACGAGGGGGAGGACCTGGCGCGTCGTGGAAGTGGCCGAGGACGAGGTCGTAGTCGAGCAGGTAAGGGAGTTGGCTGCAACGCCATCCTGGGTCGGCGAGGAGATCCCGGTCCCATACGAGGTCGCCCAGGAGGTCGGGGCTATGAGGCGGTTTCTGGAGCTCGACATGTACCCAGGAGACGAGAACGCGAAGAAGGAACTCCTGACCTGGATCAGAGGCCAGGGGGACCATGTTCTCCCGACGGACAAGCTTGTGACCGTCGAGCAAGGGGACGGAGTCATAGTCATCAACTGCTGCTTCGGGAGCAAAGTGAACGAGACCATTGCGAAACTGGTAGCAGGTCTCTTGACCGCCAGGTTCGGGGAAAGCATCGGCGTCCAAGCAGACGTCTATGCGATCGTGCTCGAGACTCCGAGAGGGGTCAGGGCATCAGACGTCGTCAGGATCCTCAAGGAGAGCGATGGCTCGTCCTTGGGCCAGCTCATGCGGCTCTTGGTCAGGAACTCGTCGTACCTGAGGTGGCAGTTCGTACATGTTGCCAAGAAATTCGGAGCGGTGGCCAAGGGCGCGGACTACAAGATGCTGAACCTATCCAAGTTGGTCGATGTGTTCGAGCGCAGTCCCATCTTCGAGGAGTCGGTCGCCAAGACACTCTGGGAGAACATGGACATCGAGACTACCTCGGCTGTTCTGAAACGCATCCAGGACGGCAGCATCGAGCTGAGGACAGGCCCTCTCTCGCCGATGGGAAAGGCGGCCATCGGGACCAGGAGAGAGCTGATGCGGCCCCAGAGGGCGGACAAGGCAGTGCTCAACGCCCTCAGGGAACGACTGCTCAAGGAGGATGTGGTGATGGTCTGCATGAACTGCAGGACGCAGAAGAGGTCGACCGTCGCACATCTTCCTGAGAGGATCAAGTGTGCCAAATGCGGCGGGGTGCTTATGGCCGCACTACAGCCATATGTCAAGTCTCATTTCGCCATCCTGAAGAAGGGAGCGTCGAACGAGGACCAGCGAAAGGAGCTGAAGCGAATCTACAAGAACGCCAACCTTGTGATGGCGCACGGGAAGAAGGCCGTTATTGCGCTCGTGGGGAGAGGCGTAGGACCGGACACGGCAGCTAGGCTTCTGGCGAGGTATCAGACCGAGGAAGACGAGTTCCTGAGAGACATCCTCTCTGCAGAGATCATGTACGCCCGCACAAAGAGATTCTGGGACTAG
- a CDS encoding RlmE family RNA methyltransferase: MSKQWQVQRRRDKYYRKAKREHYRSRSSYKLQQIDFRFDLIRTGDTIVDLGASPGGWSQVAKELAGPESKVIAMDIDRMTPIEGVAFIRGDIRKDEIVARLLEVIPDGADVVISDMAPDISGNYPYDHACSVELCEHALKFAMKVLREGGNFVVKMFYGDMSPAFVKLVKKQFDEVHVHHPKASRATSSELYVVGLDFRGRRS; encoded by the coding sequence GTGAGCAAACAGTGGCAGGTCCAGCGCAGAAGGGACAAATACTACAGAAAGGCAAAGCGGGAGCACTACAGGAGCAGGTCCTCCTACAAGCTGCAGCAGATCGATTTCAGGTTCGATCTTATCAGGACCGGGGATACGATTGTCGACCTGGGCGCTTCCCCGGGCGGGTGGTCCCAGGTGGCCAAGGAGCTCGCGGGGCCGGAATCGAAGGTCATCGCAATGGACATCGACCGGATGACGCCTATCGAGGGCGTCGCGTTCATCAGGGGGGACATCAGAAAGGACGAGATCGTTGCTCGGCTGCTCGAGGTCATCCCAGACGGGGCGGATGTGGTGATCTCGGACATGGCACCGGACATCAGTGGGAACTACCCCTATGACCACGCTTGTTCGGTGGAGCTGTGCGAGCACGCGCTCAAGTTCGCGATGAAGGTCCTAAGGGAGGGGGGCAACTTCGTTGTGAAGATGTTCTACGGGGACATGAGTCCTGCGTTCGTGAAGCTCGTCAAGAAACAGTTCGATGAGGTGCATGTGCACCATCCGAAGGCTTCCAGGGCGACGAGCTCGGAGCTCTATGTGGTCGGCCTGGACTTCAGAGGAAGACGCAGCTAG